Proteins encoded by one window of Lycium barbarum isolate Lr01 chromosome 11, ASM1917538v2, whole genome shotgun sequence:
- the LOC132618012 gene encoding uncharacterized protein LOC132618012 yields the protein MSQNSGIIDENVICNCGNSCNVRTSRIVNNPGRRFFGCKMPKDNGGCGYFKWIDLSPGVELFKENLKEVEEERDTLKHKMKELGDKFDSLKQKLKEIKQERDCTKAKFNRLVVVVLCFLLAKIIFG from the exons ATGTCACAAAATTCAGGGATTATAGATGAAAATGTTATTTGTAATTGTGGTAATTCTTGTAATGTAAGAACTTCGAGAATAGTTAACAACCCAGGTCGTAGATTTTTTGGTTGCAAGATGCCAAAA GATAACGGTGGATGTGGCTATTTTAAATGGATTGATCTTTCTCCAGGGGTTGAGCTTTTTAAGGAGAATCTTAAAGAGGTTGAAGAAGAGAGGGATACATTGAAACATAAAATGAAGGAACTTGGAGACAAGTTTGATTCATTGAAACAAAAATTGAAGGAAATTAAGCAAGAGAGGGACTGTACAAAAGCCAAATTCAACAGGCTTGTCGTTGTTGTTCTATGTTTTTTACTTGCAAAAATTATCTTTGGGTAG